The sequence GGGGAAACGCCCGCGTCTGACGGTTGGCAGACGACCGTCATGCGCGTCTTCTTACCACGGTAGTATCCGGCACGATAGCGGAGCGAACCGCGTCGCGAAACGGGCGGTCGTCCGGCCACCCGTCGGCGTCGACGCCGAGTCGATCCGGCTGCCCAACGTAGATCCAGACGCGCCGGTCGTCCGGTCCCGAAACCGCAACCCGAACGTACAGTCCGCGATCGACGCCCTCGTAGCGATCGAGCCGCTTGAGCGCGGGGTCGTCAACCGAGAGGAGTCGGCCCTCGACGCTGCCGCCCGGAACGAGCGTCGGATACCGGCCGTCGACGCGCTGGAGTCCCTCGAGCGTCGCCGGCCCGACGAACTCGTACTCGCCGGGACCGTCTTCGAGCAGCGACGCAACCCGTTCGGGATCGGTCAGCGTCCCGTAGACGAAGACCAGCACGCGTCGGGGTACGCGCCCGACGGTCTTGCCCGTACTGGTTGGTCTCGCGCTGCTGGGACTGGTATCGATGTCGTCGAAACAGACCCGCGACGCCGAAAAAACTGACTTGCTCGAGCGACCGCGTTACCGCTCTTCGACCGGGACGAACTCCTGATCCTCCGGGCCGGTGTACCGCGAGAGGGGACGGATGAGACGGTTATCCTCTTGGTACTCGAGGACGTGACCGACCCAACCGCCGGCGCGGCTCATCGCGAAGATGGGCGTGTACATGTCGATCGGGATGCCGAGCTGGTAGTAGACCGAGCCGGAGTAGAAGTCGACGTTCG comes from Haloterrigena salifodinae and encodes:
- a CDS encoding gamma-glutamylcyclotransferase family protein; its protein translation is MLVFVYGTLTDPERVASLLEDGPGEYEFVGPATLEGLQRVDGRYPTLVPGGSVEGRLLSVDDPALKRLDRYEGVDRGLYVRVAVSGPDDRRVWIYVGQPDRLGVDADGWPDDRPFRDAVRSAIVPDTTVVRRRA